A portion of the Sabethes cyaneus chromosome 3, idSabCyanKW18_F2, whole genome shotgun sequence genome contains these proteins:
- the LOC128739260 gene encoding uncharacterized protein LOC128739260, translating into MAQPRVSNHINTTANIPGAVMNAVLLSGSLNIVHGNAQSLCARRFNKFEEVKLALQSSKIGIACFMETWLTERKSDNCVSVPGYSMIRNDRSYRRGGGIIVYFRSYLHCTKLFATELTCDAEDKTECLALDVKVNNGKILLLVIYNPPENDYSRFIADKLCMFSDSYENVVLIGDLNTDLLRSSRWQENLTSVFQSFSMTSTGEEPIFFHDSGCSQLDLLVTNDCSKILRFSQVGFSGLSQHDLIFASLDSVVTREEQKITFRDYVNFDAQAVANAVLSVPWNEFYVLTEVNQLASFFTHQMKTIHDEYIPLREAKANKRSNPWFNADVRRSILERELAYKEWQQSPSYLKHTKHQHFKTLRNRTNLLIRRAKEAYFERFLGDYGNIGNLWKRVKSLGVCRKVSSAECNFDPDEVNNTFLSNCTPVQHLYQQATVGASPAEAFRFKHIETWEVINAVWDSTSNAVGSDGIPIKFIKILLPLVVEQICFLFNRVIETATYPDVWKQITVLPLRKKSHLNSLTNLRPISILCALSKVFEKLIGQQISSFLFNNFLPRL; encoded by the coding sequence ATGGCCCAACCTAGAGTTAGTAATCACATCAATACTACAGCGAATATTCCAGGAGCGGTAATGAATGCCGTTCTGCTTTCTGGATCATTGAATATTGTTCACGGCAATGCTCAGAGTCTTTGTGCACGCAGATTCAATAAGTTTGAGGAAGTTAAGCTTGCACTGCAAAGTTCCAAAATTGGGATTGCCTGCTTCATGGAAACTTGGCTGACTGAAAGGAAAAGTGACAACTGTGTATCTGTTCCGGGATATTCTATGATTCGCAACGATCGCAGTTACAGACGTGGAGGGGGTATAATCGTGTACTTTCGCTCTTATTTACACTGCACCAAATTGTTTGCTACTGAACTCACATGTGATGCGGAAGATAAAACGGAATGTTTGGCGCTTGATGTTAAAGTGAACAACGGAAAGATATTACTGTTAGTGATTTACAACCCGCCTGAGAATGATTACTCTCGATTCATCGCTGATAAGTTGTGTATGTTTTCAGACTCTTACGAGAATGTTGTTTTAATTGGTGATCTTAATACTGATCtgttgcggtcgagcagatgGCAGGAAAATCTAACATCGGTATTTCAATCATTTTCTATGACAAGTACAGGCGAAGAACCTATTTTTTTCCACGACTCTGGCTGCTCGCAGCTGGACTTGCTTGTCACGAACGACTGCTCAAAAATTCTTCGTTTCAGCCAGGTTGGCTTCTCCGGGCTTTCACAGCACGATTTGATATTTGCTTCCTTGGATTCCGTGGTTACCAGAGAAGAGCAGAAAATCACTTTCAGAGACTATGTGAACTTTGACGCGCAAGCCGTGGCCAATGCAGTTCTGTCGGTTCCATGGAATGAATTTTACGTTTTGACAGAAGTTAACCAGCTAGCAAGTTTTTTCACTCACCAGATGAAAACGATTCACGACGAGTATATACCGCTTCGAGAAGCAAAGGCCAACAAAAGATCTAATCCTTGGTTCAATGCTGATGTTCGACGTTCTATCTTGGAACGGGAGCTAGCATATAAAGAATGGCAACAATCTCCTTCTTACTTGAAACATACAAAACACCAGCACTTCAAAACACTGAGAAATCGTACCAATTTATTAATCCGGCGAGCAAAAGAAGCTTACTTCGAGCGATTTTTGGGCGATTATGGGAATATTGGAAACTTGTGGAAACGGGTGAAAAGCCTAGGTGTCTGTCGCAAAGTGTCATCAGCCGAGTGCAATTTTGATCCTGACGAAGTGAATAATACTTTTTTGTCTAACTGTACACCTGTACAGCACCTGTACCAGCAAGCAACAGTTGGAGCATCCCCGGCGGAAGCATTTCGGTTCAAACATATTGAAACATGGGAAGTAATTAATGCTGTCTGGGACAGTACGTCAAATGCTGTTGGGTCTGATGGTATTCCAATAAAATTCATCAAGATTCTTCTTCCGCTGGTCGTCGAGCAGATCTGTTTCCTGTTTAACAGAGTTATTGAAACTGCAACCTACCCCGATGTCTGGAAGCAAATAACCGTGCTGCCGCTTCGGAAGAAATCGCACCTGAATTCGCTAACTAAtcttcgaccaatttctatCCTGTGCGCTCTTTCTAAAGTTTTCGAGAAACTTATTGGACAAcaaatttcttcttttttgttcaacaaTTTTCTGCCGAGGCTGTAA